From the Heliangelus exortis chromosome 25, bHelExo1.hap1, whole genome shotgun sequence genome, one window contains:
- the BAK1 gene encoding bcl-2 homologous antagonist/killer — MASGKDGDPPGDPPGTHRRRGSRGHRMPQELNTEDQVAEETEEVFRSYAFHRYQQERVERGEEMPVDPEIMEIQQELGSTESQVGKRLAIIGDDIYKRYDPEFCCMLTSLQLTKENAYECFTNIASSLFENDINWGRVIALLGFGYRMAIHVYQQGIPGFLRRIARYVAEFMLRNRIARWIAQQGGWEAALHLDNIYVKYILVVVSLVMVGHLVVRHFFRS, encoded by the exons ATGGCCTCAGGGAAGGATGGGGACCCCCCAGGGGACCCCCCAGGGACCCACAGACGCCGGGGGAGCCGTGGGCACAGGATGCCCCAAGAACTCAACACAG AGGACCAGGTGGCAGAGGAGACAGAAGAAGTGTTCCGGAGCTACGCCTTCCACCGCTACCAGCAGGAGAGAgtggagagaggggaggagatgCCCGTGGACCCAGAGATCATGGAgatccagcaggagctgggcag CACCGAGAGCCAGGTGGGGAAGCGTTTGGCCATCATTGGGGACGACATCTACAAGCGGTATGACCCTGAGTTCTGCTGCATGCTGACATCCTTGCAGCTCACCAAGGAGAATGCCTATGAGTGCTTCACCAATATAGCTTCCAG CTTGTTTGAGAATGACATCAACTGGGGCAGGGTGATTGCTCTGCTGGGCTTTGGCTACCGCATGGCCATCCACGTCTACCAGCAGGGCATCCCGGGCTTCCTGCGCCGCATCGCCCGCTACGTGGCCGAGTTCATGCTGCGGAACCGCATCGCCCGCTGGATCGCCCAGCAGGGAGGATGG GAGGCTGCACTCCATCTGGACAATATTTATGTGAAGTACATCCTGGTGGTGGTGTCCCTGGTCATGGTGGGACATTTAGTGGTACGACACTTCTTCAGGTCCTGA